In bacterium, the following are encoded in one genomic region:
- a CDS encoding response regulator transcription factor, producing MTVAASRGLNGVPTVLVVDDEPQIVELLRTYLEREGFGVAQAADGDAALTEHERVRPDLVILDLMLPRLDGREVCRRIREHARTPIIMLTARDEESDKLLGLELGADDYITKPFSPREVVARVRAVLRRGSHETPDVLRLGELIIDLRGHQVTLAGRPVDLTPTEFRLLETLAGHPNQVFTRMQLIDRVHGHAFEGYERTVDAHIKNLRSKIEHDPRNPRFVLTVYGVGYKFQRPEDDRRQHAAYA from the coding sequence GTGACCGTCGCCGCGTCAAGGGGATTGAACGGCGTGCCGACCGTGCTGGTGGTCGATGACGAGCCGCAGATCGTCGAACTGCTGCGGACGTATCTGGAACGGGAGGGCTTCGGCGTCGCCCAGGCGGCGGACGGCGACGCCGCGCTCACGGAACACGAGCGCGTCCGGCCGGATCTCGTGATCCTGGACCTCATGCTGCCGCGGCTCGACGGGCGGGAGGTCTGCCGGCGGATCCGGGAACACGCCCGCACGCCGATCATCATGCTCACGGCCCGGGACGAGGAGTCGGACAAGCTCCTGGGGCTCGAACTTGGCGCCGACGACTACATCACGAAACCGTTCAGCCCCCGCGAAGTCGTGGCCCGCGTCCGCGCCGTCCTGCGGCGCGGCAGCCACGAGACGCCGGACGTGCTCCGGCTCGGCGAGCTCATCATCGACCTGCGCGGCCATCAGGTGACGCTGGCGGGCCGGCCGGTCGACCTGACGCCGACGGAGTTCCGGCTCCTCGAGACGCTCGCCGGCCATCCCAACCAGGTCTTCACCCGCATGCAGCTGATCGACCGGGTCCACGGCCACGCGTTCGAGGGCTACGAGCGCACCGTCGACGCCCACATCAAGAACCTGCGGAGCAAGATCGAGCATGACCCTCGCAACCCGCGCTTTGTCCTTACCGTGTACGGGGTCGGCTACAAATTCCAGCGACCGGAGGACGACCGCCGGCAGCACGCGGCGTATGCGTAG
- a CDS encoding SHOCT domain-containing protein, with product MRKRWLAALAAAAGLVVIVAVVAALSAPAPAQPNPRLTAQGAPAPGTPQGPGGPGYGPGYRYPGYGPGFGPGYGPRFGPRFQGRGFGPGAGVAAAAFALHMLARFLLLVALLVIAWKVITLQSLWGRPDGAVQVIRERFARGEINEEEYRKRLAALS from the coding sequence ATGCGCAAGCGGTGGCTCGCGGCCCTGGCGGCCGCGGCAGGCCTTGTAGTGATTGTCGCCGTAGTGGCCGCTCTGTCCGCTCCGGCCCCGGCTCAGCCGAACCCGCGGCTTACGGCTCAGGGGGCGCCGGCGCCCGGCACCCCGCAGGGTCCCGGGGGTCCGGGGTACGGTCCGGGCTATCGGTATCCCGGCTACGGTCCCGGGTTCGGACCGGGGTACGGCCCGCGGTTTGGTCCCCGCTTCCAGGGGCGCGGCTTCGGACCCGGCGCCGGCGTCGCCGCGGCGGCGTTCGCGCTTCACATGCTGGCCCGATTCCTGCTCCTGGTCGCGCTGCTCGTGATCGCTTGGAAGGTGATCACGTTGCAGTCGCTGTGGGGCCGCCCGGACGGCGCCGTGCAGGTCATCCGGGAGCGGTTCGCGCGCGGCGAGATCAACGAAGAAGAGTACCGGAAGCGGCTGGCGGCCTTGTCGTGA